A window from Pichia kudriavzevii chromosome 5, complete sequence encodes these proteins:
- a CDS encoding uncharacterized protein (PKUD0E00185; similar to Saccharomyces cerevisiae YDR363W-A (SEM1); ancestral locus Anc_5.427): MWNCRYSAAPIISMGEPSHVRDTGGNFVGFPSFRHRQTETETHRYESYTSYLQRMSTAEQEKPLEQVPSKVEQDEFVKKLEEDDEFEDFPEDVWETTQSTEGTKETRLWEESWEDQDDLKADFVNKLRAELAKNGSLKP; encoded by the exons ATGTGGAACTGTCGATATTCCGCGGCTCCAATTATTTCAATGGGAGAGCCATCTCACGTTAGAGATACCGGTGGCAATTTTGTAGGTTTCCCTTCCTTTCGACATCGTCAAACAGAAACAGAGACACATAGATACGAGTCATATACCTCATATTTGCAAAGAATGTCTACTGCAGAACAGGAGAAACCGTTGGAACAAGTGCCATCCAAGGTGGAACAGGACGAGTTTGTCAAGAAGCTCGAAGAGGACGACGAGTTTGAGGATTTCCCCGAAGATGTTTGGGAGACTACGCAGTCTACCGAGGGAACAAAGGAGACCCGTCTATGGGAGGAGAGCTGGGAAGACCAGGACGATCTCAAGGCCGACTTTGTCAACAAACTACG TGCCGAACTAGCTAAAAATGGGTCTTTGAAACCCTGA
- a CDS encoding uncharacterized protein (PKUD0E00190; similar to Saccharomyces cerevisiae YBR168W (PEX32); ancestral locus Anc_8.592), whose translation MPGGTVYAQFVSFQREYPQSLLGDTPPEVIAALIAIYPVLVTANRILGFITWTTDSCYRNFVVFCLYSLLILHWNNYFLIVLPTIMALSFCCYAWFIRKSYVEFGESGHSSPTIEEVLNTLDNFTMRSSLIFDMNIKEMASKRKIRSLLTNLSVLTPLYSLFMKHHVSANTWIFMVSLIMYTYYSSPFMAMRQLLWRFKPLRYVAQVLTGEHYPLEDKDVEITILNLNTRESIDRNTKIAELHLVENQRRWLGVGWCSKMFLWEETPSYYSPDTKRGFDTLSQYEFPLLRNYPHSTWTWVDDSWRANGGWTYFDYHWQDGQQQDSLTRYTRRRLLKRKCLLSLRR comes from the coding sequence ATGCCAGGTGGAACGGTTTATGCTCAGTTTGTCTCTTTTCAGAGAGAATACCCACAGTCTCTACTTGGAGACACGCCACCAGAGGTAATTGCGGCCCTAATAGCCATCTATCCCGTCTTGGTCACTGCCAATCGCATCCTAGGCTTTATTACGTGGACGACGGACTCATGTTATCGCAACTTTGTTGTGTTTTGTCTGTATTCCCTCCTGATATTGCATTGGAACAACTATTTTCTCATTGTGCTCCCCACAATCATGGCTCTTAGCTTTTGTTGCTATGCATGGTTTATAAGGAAGTCGTACGTTGAATTCGGGGAGTCAGGCCACTCGTCTCCAaccattgaagaagttttgaataCTTTGGACAATTTCACCATGAGAAGCTCTTTAATATTTGATATGAACATCAAGGAAATGGCTAGCAAACGTAAAATTAGGAGTCTACTAACAAACCTCTCTGTGCTGACCCCCCTTTATTCATTGTTTATGAAACATCACGTGTCTGCAAACACGTGGATCTTCATGGTGAGTTTGATAATGTACACTTATTATTCCTCACCATTTATGGCAATGAGACAGCTACTTTGGCGATTTAAACCGCTCAGGTATGTTGCCCAAGTACTAACTGGAGAACACTATCCATTGGAAGACAAAGATGTAGAAATCACCATTTTAAACCTCAATACAAGGGAAAGCATTGATCGAAACACCAAAATAGCCGAGCTCCATCTTGTAGAGAACCAGAGGAGATGGCTTGGAGTTGGATGGTGTAGTAAGATGTTCCTCTGGGAAGAAACCCCTTCCTATTATAGTCCTGATACAAAACGGGGATTTGATACTCTCTCGCAATACGAGTTCCCCCTCCTTCGAAACTACCCACACAGCACATGGACGTGGGTGGATGACTCTTGGAGAGCCAATGGAGGATGGACCTACTTTGATTACCATTGGCAGGATGGTCAGCAACAGGATTCCCTAACAAGGTACACCCGACGCCGACTATTGAAACGCAAGTgtcttctttctcttcgTAGATAA
- a CDS encoding uncharacterized protein (PKUD0E00200; Pfam Domains: AA_permease(1e-192)) → MSSQETHEKKNYVVTSVSVVADDKDSQIESPYSEESQSKGFFQAFLDGFKPLDIGEIDPNLTDVERANLISARASLKRGLKNRHLQMIAIGGSIGTGLFVGAGSALAKGGPAALIIAWVLTGSMMYCTVQALGELSVLFPVAGSFTQFNTRFISPAWGFCMAWNYALGWLITLPLELVSASITIDYWNSEINSAAWVTIFYVVIVGINVFGVRGYGEAEFIFSALKVLAVVGYIILGIVINCGGGPKGGYIGGRFWSDPGAFSHGFKGVCSVFVTSAFSFGGTELVGLAAAETENPRKSLPTATKQVFWRITLFYIISLTLIGVNVPYNDPRLLGNSGAAASPFVLSIQNAGIKGLPSVMNAVIMIAVCSVANSSVYAASRTIAALSNQGFAPKLLGYIDREGRPLGGIAVSLTVGLLCYLSAYKNHSQVFDWMLSISGLSSIISWGSINACHLRFRRALSVQGRTTDEVPFTAQTGIYGSIFGVLLNCLILAAQFWVALFPAGKPASAESFFKVYLCVPVLIVFYFGWMLYKKNYTFFIKYSNIDLDTGRRVLDVEALKQEIAEEKAFIASKPFYYRVYKFWC, encoded by the coding sequence atgtCGTCACAAGAGACACacgaaaagaagaattatGTTGTCACATCAGTCAGTGTTGTTGCTGATGATAAGGACAGTCAAATCGAGAGCCCATACTCCGAGGAATCACAAAGTAAGGGGTTCTTTCAGGCTTTTTTAGATGGGTTCAAGCCCCTAGACATTGGTGAAATTGATCCCAATTTGACAGACGTTGAAAGAGCCAATTTGATTTCTGCTAGGGCTTCATTGAAGAGAGGTTTGAAAAACAGACACTTGCAAATGATTGCAATTGGTGGCTCCATTGGTACTGGTTTATTTGTTGGTGCTGGCTCGGCATTGGCAAAAGGTGGTCCTGCTGCGCTTATCATTGCATGGGTCTTAACGGGGTCTATGATGTATTGCACCGTTCAAGCATTAGGTGAATTGAGTGTCCTTTTCCCAGTTGCAGGGTCTTTCACTCAATTCAATACAAGGTTTATCTCTCCTGCATGGGGGTTCTGCATGGCCTGGAACTATGCCTTGGGTTGGTTGATCACTTTACCTTTGGAGTTGGTTTCGGCCTCTATTACTATCGACTACTGGAACTCAGAAATTAATTCTGCCGCTTGGGTCACTATTTTCTATGTTGTGATTGTTGGCATCAACGTCTTCGGCGTTAGAGGGTATGGTGAAGCCGAATTCATCTTTTCAGCATTGAAGGTCCTGGCAGTAGTTGGTTACATCATCCTAGGTATTGTCATCAATTGTGGTGGCGGTCCTAAAGGTGGTTACATTGGTGGTAGATTCTGGAGCGATCCCGGTGCTTTCTCACATGGATTCAAAGGTGTTTGTTCTGTTTTCGTTACCTCTGCATTTTCCTTTGGTGGTACTGAATTAGTAGGCCTTGCTGCAGCAGAAACAGAGAATCCTAGAAAGTCTTTGCCAACCGCTACGAAGCAAGTGTTTTGGAGAATCACTCTTTTTTACATTATTTCGTTGACTCTAATTGGTGTTAATGTCCCCTATAACGATCCAAGGCTATTGGGTAACTCTGGAGCTGCAGCTTCGCCATTTGTCCtatcaattcaaaatgCAGGAATCAAGGGTTTACCTTCTGTTATGAATGCTGTTATCATGATTGCAGTTTGCTCGGTTGCAAACTCTTCCGTCTATGCAGCTTCCAGAACTATTGCAGCATTGTCAAACCAAGGATTTGCTCCAAAACTTCTAGGCTATATCGATAGAGAGGGAAGACCTTTGGGAGGAATTGCTGTCTCATTGACCGTTGGTTTGCTCTGTTATTTGTCGGCTTACAAAAATCATTCTCAAGTTTTCGATTGGATGTTGTCAATCTCTGGATTATCTTCAATCATCAGTTGGGGATCAATCAACGCATGCCATCTTCGATTCCGAAGAGCACTCTCTGTTCAAGGTAGAACTACAGATGAGGTGCCTTTTACTGCTCAAACAGGCATCTATGGCTCTATCTTTGGTGTCTTGTTGAACTGCCTGATTCTTGCTGCACAATTTTGGGTTGCCTTGTTCCCAGCTGGTAAACCGGCCAGTGCCGAGTCTTTCTTTAAGGTCTACCTTTGTGTCCCCGtattgattgttttttaCTTTGGCTGGATGCtatacaagaaaaactatactttcttcatcaaatatTCGAATATTGACCTTGACACCGGCAGAAGGGTGCTAGATGTAGAAGCCCTCAAGCAAGAGATTGCCGAGGAAAAAGCTTTTATTGCTTCGAAACCGTTCTATTACAGAGTCTACAAATTTTGGTGTTAA